Below is a genomic region from Isosphaeraceae bacterium EP7.
CACGGACGTCAGCAAGCCCGCCCCCGGCGATCCGGCTCCCGCCCCCGGTCAGCAGCTCAGCAACTTCCGCTCGACCCACCCCGGCCTGATCAACTCGGTCTTCGCCGACGGCAGCGTCCGGGCCATCAAGAACACGATCTCGATGCCCACCTACATGGGGATCTCCACCATGAGCGGTGGCGAAGTCATCTCCGCGGACGCTTATTGAACCGCCATCGAGGTTCTCACTCCCATGATCGATGCCATTCGCCCCCCCCGGCTCATCGCCCGGGGGGCCGTCTTGCTGGCCCCGGCGGCCTTCCTGCTAACCCTTTCCCTCGCCGGCTGCGGGCAGGAGCCGTTGCACTCCGAGCAAGGCTCGCCCGTCGTCTCGGTCGACTCCGAGGCGGGGAAGAAGGCCCTCGCCGAGTCGCAGCAGCTCTACGAGCTCCGCAAAGAACAGGAAGCCAAGGGGGCCAGGCGAAAGCGGGCCCTCCCCGTCGACCCGGGCTGATCCGCACGACGAAGCCTTGACCGCGTTCCCCCTACACTGATCCGAGGACACGCATGATCCGCGCAGCGACGAAGCACCTCTCACGGGCGGCACTGGCCGCCGCCCTGCTCATCCTCCCCACGGCGGCGTCGGCCCACTTCATCTGGATCACCGTCGAGCCCGCCAAGACGGCCGGCGGTAGCGCCACCATCCGCACCTTCCTCAACGAAGAGCCCGAGCCGGGCGGCGAGGCGTTCCTCAAGTACGTCAAGGACGTGAAGCCCACCGCCCAGGGCCAGCCCATCGCGGCCTCCCTCGGCGAAAGCTCGCTCGACGCCTCGTGGGCAGGCGCCCTGCCCGCCGCCATCGACGCCGAGAGCGTGCTGGGCGTCAAGACGGACAAGGCGAAGGTCTCCTATCGCCTCGTGTACACCGCCCGCGCCCAGAGCAAGGCCGTCGCCGCCGACGCCCCCGAGAAGGGCTCGCTCCTGCGTGTCAGGCTCGTGACCAAGGACGGCAAGTCCTACTTCCAGGCCCTCTTCGACGGCAAGGCCGTCCCCAAGGTCCGGGTCAAGGCGTACCCCTCCGAGGGCGACACCATCGACCTCACCTCCGACGATGCCGGACTCGTTGAAGTCGCCGGCCTCGCCGAAGGCAAGACCGGCGCCTGGGCCAACTGGACCGAGAGCAAGCCCGGCGAGCTCGACGGCAAGCCCTACACCGAGAGCCGCTACTACGCCACCCTCACCGTGGTGCCGACCCCTGCGCCGGCCGCAGCCTCGGCCGATGCGAAGGCCGGCGAGACGCCCGCCGTGGCCGTCGCCACCACCTTCGCCACCATGCCCGCGCCGGCCGTCAACAGCTTCGGCGGCGCCGTGCTGGGCGACTGGCTCTACGTCTACAGCGGCCACGTCGGCCGGACCCACAAGTACAGCACCGCGACCACCTCGAAGCACTTCCGCCGCCTGAATCTCAAGGATCGGACCACCTGGGAAGACCTGCCGATGACCGTCGACCTTCAGGGTGTGGCCCTGGTTTCCGACGGCAA
It encodes:
- a CDS encoding galactose oxidase — translated: MIRAATKHLSRAALAAALLILPTAASAHFIWITVEPAKTAGGSATIRTFLNEEPEPGGEAFLKYVKDVKPTAQGQPIAASLGESSLDASWAGALPAAIDAESVLGVKTDKAKVSYRLVYTARAQSKAVAADAPEKGSLLRVRLVTKDGKSYFQALFDGKAVPKVRVKAYPSEGDTIDLTSDDAGLVEVAGLAEGKTGAWANWTESKPGELDGKPYTESRYYATLTVVPTPAPAAASADAKAGETPAVAVATTFATMPAPAVNSFGGAVLGDWLYVYSGHVGRTHKYSTATTSKHFRRLNLKDRTTWEDLPMTVDLQGVALVSDGKAIYRLGGMAAKNAPGSPQDLHSVADFARFDPETKAWTDLAPMPTPRSTHDAAVVGRKIYAVGGWIMKGSSEDSDYCEDASVYDLDNPEAGWKTLDQPFRRRALAAAEAGGKLYVLGGLTDDFKVEPRVDIYDPVANAWTEGPKLPGSGKTEGFSASAFGVEGKLYMSAISGVINRLNTGTNQWEAIGAWAQPRLTHRLLPGPDHSLLAVGGNYKGDQTPLIESISLPATPDKTSTAAR